A single region of the Nicotiana sylvestris chromosome 6, ASM39365v2, whole genome shotgun sequence genome encodes:
- the LOC138872182 gene encoding uncharacterized protein: MLISDGKELDFASSFLSQRRSTDLSRLVNHGLIVSGKTYALKGFIFDSLKIQMQSLSMYLDVWIQQKKQGVSRAIEAIPNAVVTAGTNRTAPSARYSKSR; encoded by the exons ATGCTGATCAGTGATGGAAAGGAGCTAGACTTTGCTTCTTCCTTCCTTTCGCAACGTCGTTCTACCG ATCTCTCTCGTTTGGTAAATCATGGACTCATTGTCAGTGGCAAAACATATGCCCTAAAAGGTTTTATATTTGACAGCTTAAAAATCCAG atgcaaagtcttagtatgtacctggatgtttggatacaacagaagaagcaaggggtcagtagagCAATAGAAGCAATACCAAACGCAGTAGTAACAGCAGGTACAAATAGGACagctcccagtgcaagatacagtaAGAGCCGATGA